ACAGCCCCTAGCACATCAGGTCGCTCACTTCTCCCACCTGGCAGCGTGTTCCACTGGCATGGCGCTGCGTACTGCTCGAGTGATCCGCTTCGTCTCCGCTCGGTCGAAGGCCTGCCACAACGGATGCTCGGCATAAACCGGGAATGCCCAGGTCTCAGCGGTCTGGATTCCCTTGGTTTGCTCGCGTGGATTGAAGTGCATCAGCAGGAAAGTGATGGCGCCGAACTTCGAACGTGTTAGTAGGTGCCGCAACTGTCGCCGCTTGAACTTGTCTTCGTCGAGTGCGAACGAGGCCTGCGAGCAGACTTTGCAGTCGAATACGAACTGTCGTTCATGTGGCACGAGCACCCCTTCGAAGTCCGGCAGGCTCGAGACTGGCTGCTACTTGCTTTCGATGAAGACGCCTTGAACTCCCGGATGCGCATGGCCTTGCCGCTACGATCCATCATCAGCTCCAGTTCTTGGATCTTTTGCTGTTCCTTGCCCCGACTCCGATCATCCACGTCACGCCGCCAGTGGAGACAAGCTTCCGCGATGCGAAGCTGGTATTCGTAGAGGTCGAACTGGAAGTTCTGCTCGCAGAAGAGAACGAACGCCCTAAGCGTTCGCTTCAGAGCTTCCTGCTTCTGTGCCGGTGTCAGATTCCGAATCGTCTCCAGCGTTGGGAGTGTCGCCCGTCAGAAGATGACTGGCAAGTGCCGTTGCACCGTCCTTTCTTACCTTCACCGTTTCTTCGCGTTTCTCCTTCCAACCGAAATGGTTTTGCATGTTGAACTTCCAAGAAATGGCGTTGAAGCCTTTGATCTTGCCGTTCGATCCCTCGTTACCCATCCGTTCCCAATGGAATTGCCTTTTGCGACGAGCCACCTCAGTCGCATCGGTGTCAAAGTCAACGGGAAATTCTTTAATGTACGTCCGAAGCGTCTGCGGGTCGCAATCCGGGAAGCACTCATCCGAATAACCAGCTTCTACATGGGCGACATTCCGGAGCGGACATGGATCGAAACTAGCACGAACAAGAACCTTTGGCGATCAATTCGTGTCCTCCGATAGAATCGCCATGCAATAAGGAGCACGGAATGGCAACGTCGTTAGCACGTCAGTTCTTTGAGAAAGCAGTGGCCGGTGGCTCTGCGTTCCTGAAAAACCTGGTGACCGAGCAGCAAGTGGAAACCGAATGGCTCGACTTCAAGGGAGTGAGCCGAATGGATAACACACAGATGAGCGGCAATTGGAGTAAGTTCATCTGCGGATTCGCCAACAACGAAGGCGGCGTGGTGGTATGGGGCATCGACGCCCGCAAAGACAGCAACGGTGTCGACTGTGCTTGTGGTCTCTCGTTGTCGGCCGATCCCGCGTTACTTCGTTCCCGGTTGCAAGAGCTTCATCCGCGTGCCACCGATCCGCCTCTAAGGGGCGTTGAATCTGTCGCCATCCACGAGACCGGTGACAGTGGGCCAGGCTTTGTCGTGTCATATGTGCCTGAAAGTGACGTGAAGCCTCACCGTGCGGAACTGATGGAGAACAAGCCATATTACCTACGGGTTGGCGACTCGTTCCACAACCCGAGTCCATCGCTCTTGCGGAACCTGTTCTTCCCACGGTCGAGCACTAAACTCCGCGTCTCAGTGCAACCAGACTGGCAGAAAGTCAATGTGCCAATGGCAGCACCACCACCGAAGGACATGGAGGTTATTTATCGATTTCATCTTCACAACGCGGGGATAGTGACGGCAAGGGACGTCTTTCTCATTATCGAAACGGAGCCTGAAGGGCTGGCGATTGAGACACCGTTCAAGGTGAATAAGGCCGAAACCGAATTCGGAACAGGTATTGATTTTCCCCGACCACTGCATCCGTCGAGTAATTCCCACGTTTGTGCGGTTCGTTATCGAGTAGCCGCGAGCAATCGGACGAGTTTGCCTCTAACCGCGTTCGTGCCTCAACTCACGAACTTCGCTGCGAACTTTACTATCTACGCAGCAGACATGCAGCCTTCCAAACTGCGAGTTGAAGTGGGCGACCGGGATTTGGATTTGAAGCGGAAGAAATGGTCCTTTCCGATCCTGGAAGAGAACGGCCAACGAGCGTAACAATATAGGCATCGCTTCCCATCGAGCCCGACTCGATTGTTCGGATGCTCGACTCGTTCACGGACGAAAAGTCTTGGCCCTGGCCGAAGATTGGCCTGACGGCGATACCCGCAAGCAGGTAGCCGTGATGTCCCGTTCGTCGCAGAATCGGCGACCGAGTTGGTTAACGAGGATTGCGCCGTCGTCGAACAGGGCGTTCTCCGGGTGCTGCCAGGTAACTAACAGGCGGCGGATAAAAGCGTTGATGACGAACTTGGGCACGTAGGGCATCAACCAGCCCATCAGCTTCGTCGCAAGACCTCCGGTCGGCAGCAGGTTGAGAAAGGATCGACGGGAGGGGGGAACAAAACGCAACTCGGGACCGTAGGTCACGTCCATGTTGATCAGGCGCGCCCCTGCCTACGCGGCCAGACGGCGGCCATCGCCGGTTGATAAGGGATTGATTCCCTCGATCTCCGAGAACCGATCTCCCTTGAAATCCTTGATCAGCTCCGGCGAGTTGGCGTAGTCTCCTGCCGCGAGGACCACGCCCCGTCTTGCTTGAAACTCTTGTTCTTTCCCGGATTGAATTGCAACGACACCCACAATCCGGCGATCTTGGCAAACGAGACGCTCCACACCGGCGTTACACAGGATCACTCCGCCGAGTTGCTGGAAGCGAGTTTGCAGAGTGGTGATGTAGGCTCGAGCGCCTGGCACGACGTTGTGCATCCTGGGCACTCGATTGGGCGGCTCTGGACTCGGGCCGTGAAAATTCACTCCCTGGCGGGTGAGCCAATGAAGCGTGTCCGCAGCATGATCCAGAAAGTACTGTCTCAACTCACGATTGTTTCTCTCTTCGATTTCGCCTGGGGCAAAAAGACCGGCGTCCACTGCGTGATCTTCAGCGGTATCCTGGATGCCCGCACGCGTCTGGAACTCCGTGCGATTTGCAGTGAACGACCCCGCCGCGATGCCGGTGGTTCCACCCAGAATTCGCTGCTTTTCAAGCAACAGTACTCGCAGGCCATGCTCAGCCGCACTGACGGCCGTCGCCAACCCGCTGCCGCCCCTCCCACGACAATGACGTCCCAGTTCATCGGTCCTGATCCATCCTGCAATTGGGTAAGTTGATTTGGTGTTACGCCACAGTTTGGATCGGCGACGAGTTAGCACCGACTCCCGCTGAGCTAAGGCTGACCGACAATCCGTAGCCCCACACATCTCGAACGGCAACGAGGTAAATTAGTATCCGGCTCAGAAGTAAACTAGCCGGAGACCAAGGAGAACGCGTTGACGGACCGCACCCGCTGGATAGGCCTCGTCATCTTCATCGCGATCTGCCTTGGTGCGGCTGCTCTCGGAGCCATCGCAACCACGCCTGAAATTGACGGCTGGTATCGGACGATCGCGAAGCCGTCCTGGAGCCCACCCAACTGGATCTTCGGGCCAGTCTGGACCACGCTCTTCATTCTGATGGCGATCGCCGCCTGGCTCGTCTGTTGCCCGGCAGGTTTCGCGGCCGCGACGCCTCTGGCGCTGTCCGCTATGCAGCTCATCCTGACATCGCCTGGGGCCTCCACCGGCCCGGTTGGGCGTTTGCGTTGCAGATTGTCGTGGCGACGAAGGCGGGGCTCTTCCGTCGCTCCTAGGTGGCTTGGTTGGTTGCTTTTGAAGTAGGGCGGAGACAACGCGCAAGCACTGTTGAACGGTGATGCGGGTAGCGAACTAACCGCGTTCGTATAAGCTAACTGCTAAGGCTGCCAGTTGTCCGATAAGGGTGGTCCGAATAGTCCGATAAGCACTCCCTCTCCGCACGTCGGAAGTGACATCTACTATTGAACTAAGTGTCTACTGCATAAAGAGATACGGGTCCCAAAGAATCGCCTTTGAAATGCGACAAAATGGACTCCTGTCCTCTCCGTTTCGCTTGAATTCCTGATTCGCCTTTGACGCTAAGTTGTTTAAAATGAACAGCTTAGCGTTTTCTTTGCGCTGCTGGCGACGCTCCCTGGTGCAAATATGGTGCAAACTCGATGCATCAGAAGGCCAGCATGGGAAAGCGACGAAAAAGTCGCGGCCGGCAGCTGAGGCGTGATGAGAGAGCAGCGGGAAGCCAATTCATGGCTGATCGTGAAGTGGCGACGACAGCTGCTCGAGATCAGGCAATGATCGGCTGGACCACTTTGCCGTGAACAT
This window of the Pirellula staleyi DSM 6068 genome carries:
- a CDS encoding FAD-dependent oxidoreductase → MCGATDCRSALAQRESVLTRRRSKLWRNTKSTYPIAGWIRTDELGRHCRGRGGSGLATAVSAAEHGLRVLLLEKQRILGGTTGIAAGSFTANRTEFQTRAGIQDTAEDHAVDAGLFAPGEIEERNNRELRQYFLDHAADTLHWLTRQGVNFHGPSPEPPNRVPRMHNVVPGARAYITTLQTRFQQLGGVILCNAGVERLVCQDRRIVGVVAIQSGKEQEFQARRGVVLAAGDYANSPELIKDFKGDRFSEIEGINPLSTGDGRRLAA
- a CDS encoding ATP-binding protein; protein product: MATSLARQFFEKAVAGGSAFLKNLVTEQQVETEWLDFKGVSRMDNTQMSGNWSKFICGFANNEGGVVVWGIDARKDSNGVDCACGLSLSADPALLRSRLQELHPRATDPPLRGVESVAIHETGDSGPGFVVSYVPESDVKPHRAELMENKPYYLRVGDSFHNPSPSLLRNLFFPRSSTKLRVSVQPDWQKVNVPMAAPPPKDMEVIYRFHLHNAGIVTARDVFLIIETEPEGLAIETPFKVNKAETEFGTGIDFPRPLHPSSNSHVCAVRYRVAASNRTSLPLTAFVPQLTNFAANFTIYAADMQPSKLRVEVGDRDLDLKRKKWSFPILEENGQRA
- a CDS encoding TspO/MBR family protein, producing MTDRTRWIGLVIFIAICLGAAALGAIATTPEIDGWYRTIAKPSWSPPNWIFGPVWTTLFILMAIAAWLVCCPAGFAAATPLALSAMQLILTSPGASTGPVGRLRCRLSWRRRRGSSVAPRWLGWLLLK